In Zingiber officinale cultivar Zhangliang chromosome 11B, Zo_v1.1, whole genome shotgun sequence, a single window of DNA contains:
- the LOC122034107 gene encoding cellulose synthase-like protein E6, whose amino-acid sequence MGLKYGCAVEDVITGLIIHCRGWRSVYFNPERKGFLGASPTTLLQTLVQHKRWSEGNLQIVLSKYCPLFYGHGKLKLGHRMGYCIYGLWAANSIPTLFYLTIPSLFLLKGVSLFPEASSPWFVPFAYVAAAKNAYSLVESLVSVDTLVGWWNIQRMWMLKRTTSYLFATIDNMLELVGASKAAFAITAKVAENDDSAKRYEREVMEFGTTASAGEMFVIIGTTALINLAMACLVVGLQRAVANQSLGGLLIQNVVCGLVVALNLPIYEAMFLRKLRTRGG is encoded by the coding sequence ATGGGATTGAAGTATGGATGCGCGGTGGAGGACGTGATCACAGGACTAATAATTCACTGCAGGGGTTGGCGATCCGTCTACTTCAATCCCGAGAGAAAAGGCTTCTTAGGAGCTTCACCCACGACATTACTACAGACACTGGTGCAGCACAAAAGATGGAGCGAGGGTAATCTCCAAATCGTCCTCTCCAAGTACTGTCCTCTGTTCTACGGCCATGGCAAGCTCAAGCTCGGACATCGAATGGGCTACTGCATCTACGGTCTGTGGGCTGCCAATTCCATCCCCACTCTGTTCTACCTCACAATCCCGTCCCTGTTCCTACTCAAAGGCGTCTCGTTGTTCCCGGAGGCATCCAGTCCATGGTTCGTTCCCTTCGCCTACGTCGCAGCAGCTAAAAATGCGTACAGTCTGGTGGAATCCTTAGTCAGCGTCGATACGTTGGTGGGGTGGTGGAACATCCAAAGGATGTGGATGCTGAAGAGGACGACTTCGTACCTCTTCGCCACCATCGATAACATGCTGGAGCTGGTGGGGGCTTCCAAGGCGGCGTTTGCGATCACGGCGAAGGTAGCGGAGAACGACGACAGTGCGAAGAGGTACGAGCGGGAGGTGATGGAGTTCGGAACGACGGCGTCGGCGGGGGAGATGTTTGTGATAATTGGGACGACGGCGTTGATCAATCTGGCCATGGCGTGTTTGGTGGTTGGATTGCAGAGAGCAGTTGCGAATCAGTCGTTGGGAGGGCTGTTGATTCAGAATGTGGTGTGTGGGTTGGTGGTGGCATTGAATTTGCCGATCTACGAGGCGATGTTCTTGAGGAAGCTAAGGACGAGGGGAGGATGA